The genomic segment TTCTTTTAAGAGATAGGTTAGCTAGGTAGCTAAATCTTGCCATCCTGTAGATATTCTTAACTTATTTCGCCACCAAGTTAGCTGATTATGTGCTCTGGTTTCGCAGCCATGCGTGAAACCAAGGAGGCCTTGGAAAACGTGAGTGTGTCCCTGCAAGTGCTGCAGGAGGCCACAGGCAAGCTGGAATTCAACCTGAGCCTGGTCCGGGCCAACATCAAGTACTCCCTCAATGACCGCGGTTGCCATGACGAGGAGTCGGACGCCACCTCGGCTCAGCTGTGCCGGGGCATCCGCCAGTCGCTGGAGCAGCTGCACATCAGCGCCAACTTCACACGGGTACCACTTATACACGgccaaaagattttttttttttttaatgtgattcatcagtttatgtattatttattatttaagtacttcacaaaatatttataacatttttaagtacattaagtacatttattattatggtGATTGATGAATTATTTCTTATGTTTTATTCatcttttgtacttttttttttaaatacaatttattgtcatttatatacaatatttcaagcaatgtttttttttttaactcattcactgccattgacggctataaacaaaaataaaaaaaataaaataattgaagctatttctattagtttaacatttttttccacttttgctaacaagagtatgaaaacctagaatttttttcaacattgacgtcatattattttgtgtttatataacaaaaaaaagtttatacaaAAATAAGTCCAGTTTTTGCGTGCTTTTTTTTAGTACGTCAATGGATGTCTGATTGAATACATAGTTATCTCACAACTGACTGACTCTATTTTTTATCCGTTGCAGCTTCCCAACGTGAACTCTCAGCTAGAGAAGATGAACGACGTGTTAAAAACGGACCTCAGCGCCGTCGTCGACAAGGTGAACGGAAAGTCTTCATTTTATTGCTTATTTgggttcaaagcaaacatggtgcatcagcatttagctgttatgctgcacgggAACGGAATAAACTGCCAACAAAACTGATGTTAaccttaagtgtttttttgttttttttttcatttaaatgtcttcaattcttttgcctttaaatgtttgttttcatctttgaatGTTGTACGTTAACTAtatgaagcacattgagttagcTTGTTTATGCTATGTGctgtaaataaagctgccttttTGTCACCTCTTTTAGGGTTACACATCCTTGAACGACACGCCTTACATGGTTATGGTACAGACCCGAGCTGTTGTTGACAGTaagtattaaaacaaaaaagtgtcagaagtggggatctattttttataaatatgacTTCTTATTTTGCTGTCCACTAAAACAATTGCATTTTGCTTTCATTGAAACTGCGTCAGGGTTGCAGAGTTTGGTGGACGACATCGGCGGCAACGTGGGCAACCTGTCCAAAGTGTTGCCCGTGCGCAACTCCTTGTCCAACTTCACCATCTTCATCAGCCACGTCCACGCCAAGATCGAGGACCAGTACCCTGAAATTGACAAGCTGGACTTCTACAGGTCAGATCACTACATGTAGAATATCACCTGAATTTAACAGGAATTTCATTCAAATACAGACAATGTAACATTTGCATCGCTTTACTTTAAAAATAGACCAAATGCGTGGTGACGTGTGCATGTTGCAATTAAAAGATCCAATTTCCATGTGCGTTGCGTGTGCGTGCGGCGTCAGGTGGACGAGCTGCGTGGCTTTGTGCTGCATGCTGGTGCTGGTGCTGGCCTTCAACTACCTGGGCCTGCTGTGCGGCACGCTGGGATACGACAAGCACGCCTCGCCCACTACGCGAGGCTGCATCTCCAACACGGGAGGCACCATGCTCATGGCGTAAGGAGCCCCACTTCTGATACCACCCCGAAAAGTAGCtttgttgaaaataaacatAAGAACTTTCTTAAAAAAGAATAAGTGGATCCTACTTccgacacttaaaaaaaaaactgttaaaggTTGAACTCCACTTCTTCCACCGGTTCTCAAAATATAATATTGACATACCTCAAAGCCACGTTTTACAAAGTAAAAGTAGTTTACCACTTCtgacaaaaatattgttttattggtCATAAAAATACCAAcccttacatttttaaaattggccCCCACTTCTGAAACCACTtccaaaaagaaacaaaaaataggTTGTTAAAACTTGACCCTCttgtctgacaaaaaaaatatgtttcatgggcatatttttttaatctaaagaaAGTGGATCTCTACTTCTGTCATTCCCACTTtttacagtggaaaaaaaaaaaagcttaattgGACAGACATTaagccaatttttttaatggatgcccatttttttaccccaaaaaaaagaaagaaagaaatactgttaaattattatgatattattataaattaaaacaCTGCTGACACTGACACaatttctgacaaaaaaaattatattaggtgtaaaaaaagaaaagaaaaggaacaataataaaaatgggttCCCACTTCTGTTACTATtaccaacaaaaacaagatggacATGATAATTAACCATatctaaataaaacatttttttttaagtttccctcaTCAAAAACTGGCTTTGTTGGACGCTAAAATAAGAaaccatatttttaaaaatgggttCACATTTCTGACGCCACTTTTAACAAATAAGTTGTATTATTGCGCATAGAAATAAgaagctcattaaaaaaaaattgcccttgCTTCTGACACCATTTTGGagccatatatatatttttaagtttctacttttaacacatttttaaaaaggtggATCCCGCTTCTGACAAAAGCTGATTTTGTTGGACGTAAATATgataaacttattttttttaatgggtccTCACTTCTGACACCACTTATAACAAATAAGTTATATTATTGGGCATAGAAATAAGAAgcccatttaaaaatgttgcccCTGCTTCTGACACCATttttgacaagaaaaataaaaacaagaaaaaaaagccaaaaacaatTTAACCGTTGTGAAATAAAACTTCAATGAATCACATCTATGCATTGTCTTTGACAGagaaaagtgttgttgtttttttaactgatatatatatatataatgaaaatcaaacaatgtaaaatgattgatattattttgttaagacgatgatgatgatgatgaagatgatggttgTAATACGTCTTGTGGTCCCCAGCGGCGTGGGCTTCAGCTTCATCTTCTCCTGGCTTCTGATGGGCCTGCTgaccgccatcttcctgctggGCGGCAACATGGAGAAGCTGGTCTGCGAGCCCTTTCACACCAAGGAACTCTTCAAGGCCAGTCATCGAGTGACCAATCAACACGACCGTATTTAACGCCGTTGGTCAACGCCTTTCACTAACACTCAACGCTTGCGACTGGTCTTCAGGTGGTGGACGCTCCGTACCTGGTGAATCCCGAGTGGAGGAACTTCATCCCGGGTTACTTGTACAACGACTCGGAGCTGGAGCTCACAGCAGAGAGCTTGTACAGGTGACAATCTGGATtggtcatttttaaatataaaaatatacgcGGCATGTTTGTAACGGATTGGATGAAATGGCTTCTTGTATTTGCGTCTGCGGCTAATCCAAACTTCCTGTCCAGAGAGAATGTGCGTGTCATGCACTTCCTGTCATGTTCACTAGGTGGCAGCAAACGCTTAGGCTAACAATTCCACTTTTGTGTCTGCAGCACttgcaaagaaaacaaaggcATCTACTCGGCCCTGCGCTTGGACAAAGTTTTCAACGTCTCGTCTTTCCTCAACGTCACCATGGTCAGTGAAGGCAACACGAACTCTggatgttttgatttgttttatttttaactgattttatttattttttttaatcatcatgaACACGTGGCCTGGAGATctctttaatttaataatttaataagtGAAGATAATaatacatgatgatgatgataattcaGATAAAACCTTTCAAGAGatgttatataatattttaatttaattgtcaCTGTTCctaatttgttattattatacacgctactaaaactgaaaaataactagagtaaaaaaaattttttaaataagtgacaataaaaataaaaatgtaaaataaaataaatatgtaaaaaaaacaaaaacaatatctgCCTCCCCCATCTGCAATTGACAAAATCAACAATATTTCGCTTCGTTGCGATGGCCTTGTTCTCTCTCCAGTTCACAAAAGACGTAGCGACACTTCTGAACAACGTGAAAATCGACCTGAGAGGAGTCATCCTACTGGAAGCGGAGGGCAAGCAGAACCTTCTGGATTTCTCCGAGGCGGGCCTATCGGAAACCAACTACGCAGATTACCTGGAAGAGGTGACACATTTGACACAAAATAAGATTCATAGCTTTTctttttgaccaaaaaaatgcTGTGCACATTCCTCCAATGGATCTCAAAGTTAATTCTGTGTAAATGAAGTGTCACTAAAGCAGTGGAAATGTGATTTTCTCTCCTGCAGGTCAACAAAGGAGTCACAGTGGTGGACCTGCTCGCGTTTGCCAAAGAGCTGGAAGCCCAGACAGACCTGATGGTATTTCACGCCACGCTCCATTTGTctgtttatttcaattattcatGTTTAATACGCCTCCGCCGCAGCGTCGCTGCCAGGCCTGGCGGGGCACAAAACATGTTTGCAAATCAACACCTACTAATACTAGTACTTaataacaaagtacaaatacttttttttttatgttatcaaAACGTTTATTGAATAtaacagagtaaaaaaaatatatatattatatatatatatatatataaaataaaataaaaaatatttgttgtttttgtgtccaagccccaattttttttaaaaatcaaggtAATTACTCATGTActcgtttattttattttattttacatacagtatttttttttttttttatattttcaaaaatatttcttaCAGTTTCTACTTTCACACTGtattaatactactactacattaCTACCTCTAACACTATAACGCGTGTAACaaagtgtgtattttttgtgtgtgtttgtgtgatccAGCCTCGAGGTCGTTTGCAAACATCTCTGAAAGGTCACGCGGGCACCGTGCGCCAGATCCACAGCCAGCAGGTCGTCCCCATGCAGCAGGCCATGGTAACGCCACGCCCACTTTCCGCCTCCATTTGCAGCCCCTCCCTCTTTCATTCATTTCTGTTGACATTTCACTCGATCCAATTAGCCATTTGTTCCAATTTACGTCTGTATGCTTGTTTTCTACTTTCACCGACAAGAAATATGTTAGAGCCAGGGTAAGCGCTTTTGCTCGTTATTTTGTTACTTTGTGCAATGTGGTTGCCATGTTTCCAACAAGTGGTGCAGGTAGCATTTAAGGCAGCAATGAATATTAGCaatatagtgattttttttttttgattattattttttttttcccgctgcTGACATATGTACacttgtttgtgtatttgttgtGTAATACTGCTTTTGTGCTTGGCGGAGGTAAAACAAGTGATGCTGAACTGCACTGCTTGATGtaaactatggaggaccaaaactgccaaataaaaaaaaataataataaaataaaatactaaataaataaatgaatgaataaaagtgaaaataaaaacagatataagaaatatatatatatatatatatatatatatatatatatatatatatattttttttttttttttttttatactatataaaagtaaaaataaatacaagattaaaaaaaataaaataaaatataaaaataaatacaaaaataaatacaaaaataaatatataaatagaattcaatatcaatcaataaataaaaaactaacatttatttatttcatgctgcagacgctctgtcaggttgaaatgttattcaaatgagggggcggtcttaagcgtgttttgggttgggcTTCGCTGttgcaaatattattattatataaaatattattatttatttttaattatatttttataaccatttttattttcactttaattcatttattttgtcattcatttatttttaattttggcagttttggtcctccatagtaaaCAGGTTATTAGGCACACCTGGAAAAATGTATCTCGTTTTAGAGGATACAGTCACAGTGTGCAATGTGTgtagaatgtgtgtgcgtgtgagtgtgtatatcCTTCAAAGCAGTGACTCCCATCCACAACTGTTTCAGAAAATTGTAATTTACATAATGTATCTCAAATTCTCATTacttgttgaaatgaatggaaatgtcattaatgtgTTTCattgcaccccaaaaaatgaagATTAGAATACAATGTAAAGAATCATGACCTTCCAATGGGCATGGTGCTACTCATTCTGTTGGCCACCAGGGGGGAGTATAATGCATGCAGATGAAACACAGAAGAAGACCGTCTCAACTAAGCTACAATaaatattagttgtttttcgcAGAGGATAGAAAAATGTCAGCATTATAGTTTGTTTACATGCGTTAGTTAGTAAGTTAATTAAAGGTTTCACATTACTGCAGCATTGACGCTACTTTTCTTAGCCCGTCAATGACGTtttacattgtgtgttagcgttaagctagcagaTCTGCTAAACTGTTGCTGGTTGTGAAGCTCTGATCACCATGTAGCAtcctttacaatttttttttgcttgaaaataataataataatatgtagaggtaaaatgttatatattttcTGTAAGGTTTTTAGGTTGTGTACCGTGAGATTAGTTTCAAGTAAAATGTGTCTTGGTTGGGAAGCACTTTTTGAAGGTGTGGTATTGAAGGACTTTGTGACCAAAATGCCAACAAGCATCCACTTACAAAAACagtttgacattttgctttCCTTCTCTTTGAAAGGGAAGGTcgcatattttatttatgcgTCAAAACCACCTGAAGTCGAGGCCTTCGCCTCAATTAATCACCTGTTGCATCATCCATTTATTTATggaaagattattttttttcaatctatcCATTTTATACAtggcgcttgtcctcattagctGGAACCAGGTGACAAATCACCCCAATCACAACCCTAATGTGGTTGCTCAACTTTAAGGCTGTTTTCATTTTGGAGCACAATCCTTCTGCATGTGTGACGTGATAAAATGTGTTCACGTTTGAGCGTGTATCATTTCTGctgagcagaggtggcaaatccaggtccaggaagtaaaaaccctgccgcagtttggctttagccccaggtgctagctagctagctcccatggtgctcgtttaccttttatggagttagctagctagcatcaggggctaaagccaaactgtggcagggtttttactttctggacctggatttgccacctctgctgctGAATCATCGTGATCCGGGTGAAACtcccattttgacattttagcccTGTTGCTCTATGACTGTCCgttgtgttttgtttccctTGAAGAGCTCCTTGAACCAGAGCATGAGGTTCCTGGAGAGAACTGCATCAGACCTGCCAgtaagtcaaccataaacacaGTCACAAGAGACAAATTTTAGTCCTTTCAATGCTAAAAGTTACTTGATACCATCCAAGAGTCTAATCAACTCAACAGGAGAGAGCTAGCTATAAGCTAACATGGCCTATATGTTAGCTCAGTGATCCTTCTTGTcaaacaatacaaacaaacagatACGCAAAACTAGTGACAAGAGATTCAAATTAAAGTGCatagtaaaaaatataaaaataatgagGAAACTCCAACAGAAATGGGAACTAGCTAGAAGCTAACATAGCACTTTTCACTCaaacattcatccattttcggTAAGCTGCAATTAAAAGTCTTATCAAGCCAATGAgaagaaaaccaggaagtagaaaattaccaaaataaaacaaacaacagaagCAATTATAACCAAAGCGGGCATTAAGtcaaagaaaaagccaaacacacGACTGaatctcatgtttttttttgtccacagaACAAAGTCTTAGCCATACTAGATGCCATCAACGCAGCCCAGTATCTCATCTCCCAGAATGCAACACACCTTATTAACCGGGTACCGACACAACTCCCATTACAGACGCATGATATTTCATATTCAAataatttctcattttgaaTTATTGTTTCCCCTTTCAGGAAAGTGCAAAATACACATCAACCATTGTGGGTTACTTCCATCAATACGCAGAGTGGGTCAAGACAGCTGTAAGTCGCAACACTGTAATAACACATTAATAATATGTAATAACGTTACTTTTATGTAAACATGTCATGTGGGGATCTGCGTATGTGTCGCCTTGATGCAGCTGGCCATGGAGGTGGCGCCGTGCAAGCCTTTCAGCAACGTGCTGGACACGGTGGAAATTATTACCTGCAGCTTCCTGGTGGACTCGATGGTATCTGATGCTtacatacaaatacacacaatatatgTGTTTTCATATGAGATGACATTTATAataggtgcaaaaaaaataataatatggcaTTTCAAAAGTTGCATTTGGCTATATTTTCAGGGGTGCAGCTCCAAAAATTGCAGATGTGCAAAAACTTTTGATTTAGccattaaaactaataaagacattttgtgGCGTGAAAACCTGAATTTGTCAATATTGAGCAgtttgaatatttgtttctttttaaatgagaTAAGGAGCACATAAAAGAGTTTCTCAGGGTTGTGGCACAGAAAATGTGAGTGGGTGtgaaaaaatttgaattttcaatttcaaaaatTAGAATTtggcactttttaaatttttggaggatgaaaatgaatatacattttttccaatGAGATGACAAAAAGTTTCTTAACGGTGCAGGTCTGTTACCTGTCATCAAATTTTCGTCCAAATTaatatacatttgaaaatgtccCCATTCGCACGTCTCTATTGAATTGAAAAATCACTGATCTGCTAATAATGTGAAATGGCCGTTTTTGGTGCAGAACGTGTTCTGGATGGGTCTGGGCTGCAGCACGCTCTTCCTCATCCCCAGCATCGTGCTCGCCATCAAGCTGGCTAAGTTCTACCGCAGGATGGACACGGAGGACGTTTACGATGAGTGAgtacttttgttttggtttttggttttaaatACACGCTGCTACGGCAGATAAAAAAAGCCgtacctcacacacacacacacacgaaattgggttcaaaatgattattttttaaactgattgTTCCtctttaaccctcctgttatggTTGTTTATTTGGTACACTGAATGTGACTTGcaacatattttattatatcatttaaaaaaaaaatatatatatatattttttttttgggggggggcgggaAATTGGGATTGGAGGGTATTATAAAcacgtttccttttttttttctcagtatttTTCATCAGCATTCAGGGCTAATattttttggtggatttgatatGGCTTATAGTAATACTAAATCaatattactaaaataaatattatataagattttttttcatggtccTATTTtacacccccaccccaaccccctGTAATCCCTGAtccaaataacaataataacaataataataataataataataatggcatatttcatttttttattatttttttgtgaatattagAACAATTATATACACTAatgtactaaaataaatattgacattttgagtgagtagatttttttttcatggtcctATGttgccccccccaacccccagtAATTCTgatcctaataataataataataataataataataataataataataataataataataataatagcagcatttcattttttgattaataATTTGTGGCTGAATATTGGGACAATTAAATGCAcgaatgtactaaaataaatattaacattttgagtgagtagatttttttttcatggtcctATGtcgaccccccccacccccaataatTCTgatcctaataataataataataataataataataataatagcagcatttaattttttgattaataatTTGTTGGTGAATATTGGGACAATTAAATGCACgaatatactaaaataaatattgacattttgagtgagtagatatttttttcatggtcCTATGTTGCCCCCCCAGTAATTctaattctaataataataataataatagtagtagcatttaattattttgattaataattTGATGGTGAATATTGGGACAATTAAATGCACgaatatactaaaataaatattgacattttgagtGAGTAGATATTTTTTCCTATGTTGCCAAAGCTTCTTTTGTTGTACCCTAACTCTTTCTTCCCGCTTTTCTTTCCTCCTTCTTCCTAGTTCCTCCGTTTCCGGGACTTGGCATTTTACTTTGTGATAACCATTTCTACTCTTTTCATCATCCAGCTCATCCTTCATCCtccctttttttgcttttgtcatctcctcctcttcctcttcctcttcctcttcgtcTTGGCACTCGGCACTTTATAAACACTCTGTCTTGGAAGGCATGTTCCTTTTTGTAACctgggggggagggggcaggctacttcctggtgcATTCCATCCAAGAACAttatcgtttttttgtttgttttttttgccacaaaacGACCCATTTCTGCTTTTTTACCATCCAAAGTGTTTACGACTACAAATTCTTGGTGCTGGTTTCTGGGGTGAAAAGTGTCCCTTAACTTTCACTGAAGGGCTCTCGCAATCGCGACCTGACAAACGCTTGACTGTGTCATTGCTGTAAATAATCCAaaagaaaatggccgcccccaatGAAAAGGAACACGACAAGCATGCCATCATGTTTCATCTCACatctttcatgtttttttgttttgtatgcaatgttttgttttcagtatGGAAAGTGGTAATAATGGTTATCATAACGAGCCCCCGCAAGGCATCCTAAACCCCCCCGTGACCAGGTAAACGCGCTGGTTGCTAGTCCGCTGCATGCAATTTGGTGGCGGGAGCACGCTCACGTTGAGATGTAtcttatttgttgttttgaggGTTTCTGTTGATTGATGACAACTGCATCGTTCTATTCAGAGCTTGTGGCTTCATTTTGACTTCTGAGGGATTCAAAAGCTATGCGGCCGACCAACCTTGTAGCACAAAAAAAGTGCACCTGTTGATATTTAAGAAACTATGTGGAAATCTGCATAGCCAATTTATCTTGATTAGtttcagattttatttatttatttattattttttagggaTTATCTTGAACTTTACTGGTTTGGTAAGTTTGACTttatggggggtggggtggaagGTTAAGTGATTCAACTGGCTATTCGGACGACGCATAGCTTTATCCAGCGTGGCCTGCATTTATCTTGGGttgcttaatttgttttgttttttagggttCAACTGACTTTGCATCCAACCACATAGCTTTAACCTTTGGCTACATTTAtctgttctttctttttgggagagagagggggcagagagagagagggagcaagagagggaggagagagggggaggtgagcgagcgagggagggagagagagagaagggcgGAGGAAGggaggagagaaagagagagagaggggggggaggagaggaatggaggagagagggagtgagatggaggagggagggaggagagagcgagaggagagaaagacagagagaggggggagagggcgggaggagagagagaggtagAGGGAGGAGagcaagggagagagagagggagggagggacagagagagagagagaaagagactgAGAGACCGAGACAGAGAGAccgagacagagagagacagacagagagggagggagggagagaga from the Vanacampus margaritifer isolate UIUO_Vmar chromosome 10, RoL_Vmar_1.0, whole genome shotgun sequence genome contains:
- the prom1a gene encoding prominin-1-A isoform X1 codes for the protein MLISESSARATHSACVLAWGLVAERRRRVEDLPSWRRSPQLGGGEERCPIAGSRRFLLSHISTLSPVPAPGRSTLPSSGLMMGKSGTLVLLCMLLGSGELRESEPRRLPPPPAKLDFGYVPAGVYETVAHYEPGPIGILFHMVHTFLCVVQPNDFPQDLLIRLAKDKFGALQTDYQKPENIVLSLQAVYYEVGFLVCAAVGVLFTVLVPMVGLFFCLCRCCDNCGGEMHQRQRKNADCRRGLLGTLLFSTSLVVTIGVLCAYAANQNLSAQVKNIRRLVNSNMRDLHAFANDTPMQIDYLTSQYATAKNQVLYDLENIGPLLGGRIRDTLDKEVNPALDAVLKMTGVKIDKAIKAMRETKEALENVSVSLQVLQEATGKLEFNLSLVRANIKYSLNDRGCHDEESDATSAQLCRGIRQSLEQLHISANFTRLPNVNSQLEKMNDVLKTDLSAVVDKGYTSLNDTPYMVMVQTRAVVDRLQSLVDDIGGNVGNLSKVLPVRNSLSNFTIFISHVHAKIEDQYPEIDKLDFYRWTSCVALCCMLVLVLAFNYLGLLCGTLGYDKHASPTTRGCISNTGGTMLMAGVGFSFIFSWLLMGLLTAIFLLGGNMEKLVCEPFHTKELFKVVDAPYLVNPEWRNFIPGYLYNDSELELTAESLYSTCKENKGIYSALRLDKVFNVSSFLNVTMFTKDVATLLNNVKIDLRGVILLEAEGKQNLLDFSEAGLSETNYADYLEEVNKGVTVVDLLAFAKELEAQTDLMPRGRLQTSLKGHAGTVRQIHSQQVVPMQQAMKYVRARSSLNQSMRFLERTASDLPNKVLAILDAINAAQYLISQNATHLINRESAKYTSTIVGYFHQYAEWVKTALAMEVAPCKPFSNVLDTVEIITCSFLVDSMNVFWMGLGCSTLFLIPSIVLAIKLAKFYRRMDTEDVYDDMESGNNGYHNEPPQGILNPPVTSIPTYDTMNRFPRASAPPRHIDW
- the prom1a gene encoding prominin-1-A isoform X3; its protein translation is MLISESSARATHSACVLAWGLVAERRRRVEDLPSWRRSPQLGGGEERCPIAGSRRFLLSHISTLSPVPAPGRSTLPSSGLMMGKSGTLVLLCMLLGSGELRESEPRRLPPPPAKLDFGYVPAGVYETVAHYEPGPIGILFHMVHTFLCVVQPNDFPQDLLIRLAKDKFGALQTDYQKPENIVLSLQAVYYEVGFLVCAAVGVLFTVLVPMVGLFFCLCRCCDNCGGEMHQRQRKNADCRRGLLGTLLFSTSLVVTIGVLCAYAANQNLSAQVKNIRRLVNSNMRDLHAFANDTPMQIDYLTSQYATAKNQVLYDLENIGPLLGGRIRDTLDKEVNPALDAVLKMTGAMRETKEALENVSVSLQVLQEATGKLEFNLSLVRANIKYSLNDRGCHDEESDATSAQLCRGIRQSLEQLHISANFTRLPNVNSQLEKMNDVLKTDLSAVVDKGYTSLNDTPYMVMVQTRAVVDRLQSLVDDIGGNVGNLSKVLPVRNSLSNFTIFISHVHAKIEDQYPEIDKLDFYRWTSCVALCCMLVLVLAFNYLGLLCGTLGYDKHASPTTRGCISNTGGTMLMAGVGFSFIFSWLLMGLLTAIFLLGGNMEKLVCEPFHTKELFKVVDAPYLVNPEWRNFIPGYLYNDSELELTAESLYSTCKENKGIYSALRLDKVFNVSSFLNVTMFTKDVATLLNNVKIDLRGVILLEAEGKQNLLDFSEAGLSETNYADYLEEVNKGVTVVDLLAFAKELEAQTDLMPRGRLQTSLKGHAGTVRQIHSQQVVPMQQAMSSLNQSMRFLERTASDLPNKVLAILDAINAAQYLISQNATHLINRESAKYTSTIVGYFHQYAEWVKTALAMEVAPCKPFSNVLDTVEIITCSFLVDSMNVFWMGLGCSTLFLIPSIVLAIKLAKFYRRMDTEDVYDDMESGNNGYHNEPPQGILNPPVTSIPTYDTMNRFPRASAPPRHIDW
- the prom1a gene encoding prominin-1-A isoform X6, whose amino-acid sequence is MLISESSARATHSACVLAWGLVAERRRRVEDLPSWRRSPQLGGGEERCPIAGSRRFLLSHISTLSPVPAPGRSTLPSSGLMMGKSGTLVLLCMLLGSGELRESEPRRLPPPPAKLDFGYVPAGVYETVAHYEPGPIGILFHMVHTFLCVVQPNDFPQDLLIRLAKDKFGALQTDYQKPENIVLSLQAVYYEVGFLVCAAVGVLFTVLVPMVGLFFCLCRCCDNCGGEMHQRQRKNADCRRGLLGTLLFSTSLVVTIGVLCAYAANQNLSAQVKNIRRLVNSNMRDLHAFANDTPMQIDYLTSQYATAKNQVLYDLENIGPLLGGRIRDTLDKEVNPALDAVLKMTGVKIDKAIKAMRETKEALENVSVSLQVLQEATGKLEFNLSLVRANIKYSLNDRGCHDEESDATSAQLCRGIRQSLEQLHISANFTRLPNVNSQLEKMNDVLKTDLSAVVDKGYTSLNDTPYMVMVQTRAVVDRLQSLVDDIGGNVGNLSKVLPVRNSLSNFTIFISHVHAKIEDQYPEIDKLDFYRWTSCVALCCMLVLVLAFNYLGLLCGTLGYDKHASPTTRGCISNTGGTMLMAGVGFSFIFSWLLMGLLTAIFLLGGNMEKLVCEPFHTKELFKVVDAPYLVNPEWRNFIPGYLYNDSELELTAESLYSTCKENKGIYSALRLDKVFNVSSFLNVTMFTKDVATLLNNVKIDLRGVILLEAEGKQNLLDFSEAGLSETNYADYLEEVNKGVTVVDLLAFAKELEAQTDLMPRGRLQTSLKGHAGTVRQIHSQQVVPMQQAMKYVRARSSLNQSMRFLERTASDLPNKVLAILDAINAAQYLISQNATHLINRESAKYTSTIVGYFHQYAEWVKTALAMEVAPCKPFSNVLDTVEIITCSFLVDSMNVFWMGLGCSTLFLIPSIVLAIKLAKFYRRMDTEDVYDDSSVSGTWHFTL
- the prom1a gene encoding prominin-1-A isoform X9, with amino-acid sequence MLISESSARATHSACVLAWGLVAERRRRVEDLPSWRRSPQLGGGEERCPIAGSRRFLLSHISTLSPVPAPGRSTLPSSGLMMGKSGTLVLLCMLLGSGELRESEPRRLPPPPAKLDFGYVPAGVYETVAHYEPGPIGILFHMVHTFLCVVQPNDFPQDLLIRLAKDKFGALQTDYQKAVYYEVGFLVCAAVGVLFTVLVPMVGLFFCLCRCCDNCGGEMHQRQRKNADCRRGLLGTLLFSTSLVVTIGVLCAYAANQNLSAQVKNIRRLVNSNMRDLHAFANDTPMQIDYLTSQYATAKNQVLYDLENIGPLLGGRIRDTLDKEVNPALDAVLKMTGAMRETKEALENVSVSLQVLQEATGKLEFNLSLVRANIKYSLNDRGCHDEESDATSAQLCRGIRQSLEQLHISANFTRLPNVNSQLEKMNDVLKTDLSAVVDKGYTSLNDTPYMVMVQTRAVVDRLQSLVDDIGGNVGNLSKVLPVRNSLSNFTIFISHVHAKIEDQYPEIDKLDFYRWTSCVALCCMLVLVLAFNYLGLLCGTLGYDKHASPTTRGCISNTGGTMLMAGVGFSFIFSWLLMGLLTAIFLLGGNMEKLVCEPFHTKELFKVVDAPYLVNPEWRNFIPGYLYNDSELELTAESLYSTCKENKGIYSALRLDKVFNVSSFLNVTMFTKDVATLLNNVKIDLRGVILLEAEGKQNLLDFSEAGLSETNYADYLEEVNKGVTVVDLLAFAKELEAQTDLMPRGRLQTSLKGHAGTVRQIHSQQVVPMQQAMSSLNQSMRFLERTASDLPNKVLAILDAINAAQYLISQNATHLINRESAKYTSTIVGYFHQYAEWVKTALAMEVAPCKPFSNVLDTVEIITCSFLVDSMNVFWMGLGCSTLFLIPSIVLAIKLAKFYRRMDTEDVYDDIPTYDTMNRFPRASAPPRHIDW